The following coding sequences are from one Deltaproteobacteria bacterium window:
- a CDS encoding FAD-dependent oxidoreductase, producing the protein MKSFVEEPARRTPVLAETQVLVVGGGVAGSAAAIAAARNGAEVMLVERSGSLGGLATNGLIILLLTLDDGDGHQVIGGLCQEVVERLSARGAAYFPPPAEWGSTDEALVVQYLRWGLVWGAGPHKVRYSVAYDPEEFRLALSRMCADSGVGLLLHSWACEGLRDGERVRGVTFQSKSGRFAILADVVIDASGDGDVFASLGVPFELEKVLPWLWFRMGGVAEVEAAFGSGAACLQTLGKGQVLFPWGATDRIIRKIDATDPRDLTLAELECRSKVMAAVDRLRAESPQFKDAHICEIARDLGITESRRMLGEYVLTRDDMDRPMADAIAITGHWTKYGALYWIPFRSLLAKQYRNLLAAGRCISVDHRTHHATKEIPACMATGEAAGTAAALAAAARLPLKQLDVPGLQQRLRTRGAILDVPKR; encoded by the coding sequence ATGAAGTCGTTCGTGGAAGAACCGGCACGGCGGACGCCGGTGTTGGCCGAAACGCAGGTGCTGGTGGTCGGCGGCGGTGTGGCCGGCAGTGCTGCCGCCATCGCTGCGGCGCGCAACGGCGCGGAGGTCATGCTGGTCGAGCGCAGCGGCTCGCTCGGCGGGCTGGCGACCAACGGCTTGATCATCTTGCTGCTCACGCTCGATGACGGCGACGGGCACCAAGTCATCGGCGGGCTGTGCCAGGAAGTGGTCGAGCGGTTGTCAGCGCGGGGCGCGGCTTACTTCCCGCCGCCGGCAGAATGGGGCTCGACGGACGAGGCGCTGGTGGTGCAGTATCTGCGCTGGGGGTTAGTCTGGGGCGCGGGGCCGCACAAAGTGCGCTACTCGGTGGCTTACGACCCGGAGGAATTCCGTTTGGCGCTCAGCCGGATGTGTGCCGACAGTGGCGTCGGCCTGCTGCTGCACAGTTGGGCCTGTGAGGGCTTGCGCGACGGCGAGCGTGTTCGCGGTGTCACCTTCCAGAGCAAGTCGGGCCGGTTTGCGATTCTCGCCGACGTTGTCATCGACGCCAGCGGTGACGGCGACGTCTTCGCCTCGCTCGGTGTGCCCTTCGAGTTGGAGAAGGTGCTGCCGTGGTTGTGGTTCCGCATGGGTGGGGTGGCCGAGGTCGAGGCCGCATTCGGTAGCGGCGCGGCCTGCCTGCAAACGCTTGGCAAAGGCCAAGTGCTGTTTCCCTGGGGCGCTACTGATCGCATCATTCGCAAGATCGACGCCACCGACCCGCGCGACTTGACGCTGGCCGAGTTGGAGTGCCGCAGCAAAGTGATGGCAGCCGTCGACCGCCTGCGCGCCGAGTCGCCGCAATTTAAGGATGCCCACATCTGCGAGATCGCCCGCGACCTCGGCATCACCGAGAGCCGCCGTATGCTCGGCGAGTATGTGTTGACGCGCGACGACATGGACCGGCCGATGGCCGACGCGATCGCCATCACCGGGCATTGGACCAAGTACGGAGCGCTCTATTGGATTCCATTTCGTTCGTTGCTCGCCAAGCAGTACCGCAACTTGTTGGCGGCCGGACGCTGCATCTCGGTGGATCACCGCACCCACCACGCGACCAAGGAGATCCCCGCGTGCATGGCCACCGGCGAGGCCGCCGGCACGGCAGCGGCGTTGGCGGCCGCTGCGCGCCTGCCGCTCAAGCAGCTCGACGTACCCGGGCTGCAACAGCGCTTGCGCACGCGCGGCGCTATCCTCGATGTGCCTAAGCGCTAG
- a CDS encoding LLM class flavin-dependent oxidoreductase — translation MQFFYFHLMPWPHLPANSERRHRSLWITFPNRAYDPARGQALYNEYLDELERAEALGFDGLGVNEHHQTAYGTGPAPNLIAAALVRRTTRARIAILGNSIALRDHPLRVAEEVALLDVLSGGRIISGFVRGIGCEYLSLGVNPTYSRERFYEAHDLIVRAWTEDGPFAFEGKHFRVRYANIWPRPLQQPHPPIWLPSQGSTETIRFAVQRRYPFVTLFTSYAQTKRLLEEYKAEAERAGYNAPPQQLGLALPVYVAESDAGARAEAEPHVLWLFRRGLRIPPHLLLPPGYVSEQSLRKFLSAGLRPPSELSFEELQRNGYVLAGSPATIVARLQQYREELGFGLFIHGGRIGDMPRELAFKSQELFAREVIPALRPGTEPALPAGTPP, via the coding sequence ATGCAGTTCTTCTACTTTCATCTCATGCCCTGGCCGCACCTGCCGGCCAACTCCGAGCGCCGCCATCGCTCGCTCTGGATCACCTTCCCCAACCGCGCCTACGACCCCGCGCGCGGCCAGGCGCTTTACAACGAGTACCTCGACGAGCTCGAGCGCGCCGAAGCACTCGGCTTCGACGGCCTCGGGGTCAACGAGCATCATCAGACCGCCTATGGCACCGGCCCGGCGCCCAACTTGATCGCGGCCGCGCTGGTGCGGCGCACTACCCGCGCTCGCATCGCCATCCTGGGCAACAGCATCGCACTGCGCGACCATCCCTTGCGCGTGGCTGAGGAAGTAGCCCTGTTGGATGTGCTTTCGGGCGGCCGGATCATCTCCGGCTTCGTCCGCGGCATCGGTTGTGAGTATTTGTCGCTGGGCGTAAACCCGACATACTCCCGCGAGCGTTTCTACGAAGCCCACGATTTGATCGTGCGGGCATGGACCGAGGACGGCCCCTTCGCCTTCGAGGGCAAGCACTTCCGCGTGCGTTACGCCAACATCTGGCCCCGCCCGCTGCAGCAACCGCATCCGCCGATCTGGCTGCCATCGCAAGGCAGCACCGAGACCATCCGCTTCGCAGTGCAGCGCCGCTATCCCTTCGTGACCCTGTTCACCTCGTACGCGCAAACCAAACGCCTGCTGGAGGAATACAAGGCCGAAGCCGAGCGCGCCGGTTACAACGCGCCGCCGCAGCAGCTCGGCCTGGCCCTGCCGGTATACGTAGCCGAGAGCGATGCCGGCGCGCGCGCCGAGGCCGAGCCGCACGTACTATGGCTGTTCCGGCGCGGGTTGCGGATTCCGCCGCACCTCCTGCTGCCGCCGGGCTACGTCAGTGAGCAGTCGTTACGCAAGTTTCTCAGCGCCGGCCTGCGGCCACCGTCGGAGCTGTCGTTCGAGGAGTTGCAGCGCAACGGCTACGTCTTGGCCGGCAGCCCGGCTACGATTGTCGCGCGCCTCCAACAATACCGCGAGGAACTCGGGTTCGGTCTTTTCATCCACGGCGGTCGCATCGGTGACATGCCGCGAGAACTCGCCTTCAAGAGCCAGGAGCTGTTCGCACGCGAAGTGATCCCGGCGCTGCGCCCAGGCACTGAGCCGGCTTTGCCCGCCGGGACTCCGCCATGA
- a CDS encoding alpha/beta hydrolase, translated as MSHRSEFLTIGGVRTHLQHGGGGAPVLVLHPEYCGNMWHPYLDGLAAHGRVLAPDHLGFGNSERPDWLDAMDDLVLHYADLLTALDLPRAAVVGTSFGGWIAAAFAATYPERVSALILIGAAGLKVDGVARYDLFLNSFEDTLPHLFHDPVRATQLLPAEYGPELIVRGYHDATTLARLAWNPYFYDPKLERRLARISAPTLVVWGKQDTFLPLAYGEAYARAIPGAVLRTVADCGHFVPFEQTAAFVRLATDFLAQP; from the coding sequence ATGTCGCATCGCTCCGAGTTCCTCACCATCGGCGGTGTGCGCACGCACCTGCAGCACGGCGGCGGCGGCGCGCCGGTGTTGGTCTTGCACCCGGAATACTGCGGCAACATGTGGCATCCCTATCTCGACGGCTTGGCGGCGCACGGCCGCGTGTTGGCGCCCGACCACCTCGGCTTCGGCAACAGCGAGCGGCCCGACTGGCTCGACGCGATGGACGATCTGGTGCTGCACTACGCCGATCTCCTCACGGCTCTCGACCTGCCGCGCGCCGCCGTTGTCGGCACTTCTTTCGGCGGCTGGATTGCCGCGGCCTTTGCCGCCACCTACCCCGAGCGGGTCAGCGCCTTGATCTTGATTGGCGCCGCCGGGCTGAAAGTTGACGGCGTCGCGCGCTACGATTTGTTTCTCAATTCCTTCGAGGACACCTTGCCTCACCTCTTCCACGACCCCGTCCGGGCAACGCAACTGTTGCCGGCCGAGTATGGCCCGGAGCTGATCGTGCGCGGCTACCACGATGCCACCACGCTGGCGCGTCTGGCGTGGAATCCGTACTTCTACGACCCCAAGTTGGAGCGGCGTCTGGCTCGCATTAGCGCGCCCACGCTGGTGGTGTGGGGTAAGCAGGACACCTTCCTGCCGCTGGCTTACGGCGAGGCTTACGCCCGCGCCATTCCCGGGGCGGTACTGCGCACGGTGGCCGACTGCGGCCATTTCGTCCCCTTCGAGCAAACCGCCGCCTTCGTCCGGCTGGCAACCGACTTCCTCGCCCAGCCGTAG
- a CDS encoding isoprenylcysteine carboxylmethyltransferase family protein → MVGVVVAMVFALGWLPLHFFRAEAVAEALPFYDRRERWWVRFSVTIISLHVSAACVTLSWLPVVPLGRAVLGLTVFGAAIAFWFWGRVQIGPLRRTRLPDEPPHRLRRDGAFGIVRHPLYFSYLLAAAAPLAIVPRAPFLLTFALCCTALAMRAAQEEHRLRAQLGTPYEAYCREVKRLIPFVW, encoded by the coding sequence ATGGTGGGCGTGGTCGTGGCCATGGTGTTCGCATTGGGTTGGCTGCCGCTACACTTCTTTCGCGCCGAGGCCGTGGCAGAGGCCCTGCCGTTCTACGACCGGCGCGAACGATGGTGGGTGCGCTTCAGCGTCACGATCATCTCGCTGCACGTCAGCGCGGCCTGCGTGACGCTGAGCTGGCTGCCGGTCGTGCCGCTGGGGCGGGCAGTGCTCGGTTTGACAGTGTTTGGCGCCGCGATTGCCTTCTGGTTTTGGGGGCGGGTGCAGATCGGGCCGCTGCGCCGGACGCGCTTACCCGACGAGCCCCCGCACCGGCTGCGCCGCGACGGCGCGTTCGGCATCGTGCGCCACCCGCTGTATTTCAGTTATCTGCTCGCTGCCGCCGCGCCACTCGCGATTGTTCCCCGGGCGCCCTTCCTGCTCACCTTCGCCCTGTGCTGCACGGCGTTGGCGATGCGCGCCGCGCAGGAAGAACATCGCCTGCGCGCGCAACTCGGCACGCCGTACGAGGCCTATTGCCGGGAGGTGAAGCGGTTGATTCCATTCGTGTGGTAG
- a CDS encoding flippase-like domain-containing protein, which yields MMRWGEGVGRRCLSAAPLVVGVAVLVGLCWQFGLGELAAAFGRVSPAYLSAYMVLAAVVLVGYSLRWGAAARALGARLPLARLVAARLAGDAVGALVPSAKLAGEPVRIALMYAGGVGGTQAGAAVTIDRALELISNMLCVLAYVAVFSVAQVLGSSQRAALILVLTILALLGLLALPLAQLRRGRRPLAWCYSERARRMLPRSASWMPALRRTEEHMVGFFRDHPATFVSGLAGSLLIEVLVIGEYYCLLAGFGVVLDLPTLLMVLLGTGVARAAPSPAGLGALEAGQVGVLAFAGGRPELGFVVGVVIRLHESAWMAAGLLVLSAQGLTLSRLRLAAAQKAAA from the coding sequence ATGATGCGCTGGGGCGAGGGTGTCGGGCGGCGATGTTTGAGCGCCGCGCCGCTGGTTGTCGGCGTGGCGGTGCTGGTCGGGCTGTGTTGGCAGTTCGGGCTGGGTGAGTTGGCGGCGGCTTTCGGCCGCGTGTCGCCGGCGTACCTGTCGGCTTACATGGTCCTAGCCGCGGTGGTGCTCGTTGGCTACAGCCTGCGCTGGGGGGCGGCGGCGCGCGCGCTGGGGGCGCGGTTGCCCTTGGCGCGGCTGGTGGCAGCGCGGCTAGCCGGCGACGCGGTCGGCGCGCTGGTGCCGTCGGCCAAGCTTGCGGGCGAGCCGGTTCGGATTGCGCTGATGTATGCCGGCGGGGTTGGCGGTACACAGGCGGGTGCGGCGGTGACGATCGACCGGGCGCTCGAGCTGATCAGCAACATGCTCTGCGTGCTGGCGTATGTTGCGGTGTTCTCGGTGGCCCAGGTGCTAGGCTCGTCGCAGCGCGCGGCGCTCATCTTGGTGCTGACGATACTGGCGTTGCTGGGGTTGTTGGCGCTGCCGCTGGCGCAGCTGCGGCGCGGGCGGCGGCCGCTGGCCTGGTGTTACAGTGAGCGGGCGCGGCGGATGCTGCCGCGGTCGGCGTCTTGGATGCCCGCGCTGCGGCGCACGGAAGAGCACATGGTCGGCTTCTTTCGCGATCATCCGGCAACGTTTGTGTCGGGGCTGGCCGGCTCGCTGCTGATCGAGGTGCTGGTGATTGGCGAGTACTACTGCTTGCTGGCGGGGTTTGGTGTCGTGCTCGATTTGCCGACCTTGCTGATGGTGCTGCTCGGCACCGGGGTGGCGCGGGCGGCGCCGAGCCCCGCCGGGCTGGGGGCGCTGGAAGCCGGCCAAGTGGGCGTCCTCGCGTTTGCCGGTGGGCGTCCCGAGTTGGGCTTCGTGGTCGGTGTGGTGATTCGCTTGCACGAGAGCGCGTGGATGGCGGCGGGGTTGCTGGTGCTGTCGGCGCAGGGATTAACGCTCTCGCGTTTGCGGTTGGCCGCAGCGCAGAAGGCGGCGGCGTGA
- a CDS encoding polysaccharide deacetylase family protein gives MMRHALSVDVEDWYHDAALAGHPAQRVETNTLQLLDLFAAYEARATFFFLGEVAARFPALVRRAAAAGHEIASHGYGHRPVAELVRREFRADVARSLRLLEDITGRHVRGYRAPYFSIKADVRWPIETLAELGVTYDSSILAIDRPPGLELVCPRAPFRHPSGLWEIPVGILQMLCFWYLPLASGAGLRLVPPRLLRRCVQRFEREVGTAVFYLHPWEIDPASPTGPGAGRWLLRIGRHRLMARLRALLREYAFAPIADVFAAQLSSAERSSEVAGATR, from the coding sequence ATGATGCGGCACGCACTCAGCGTCGACGTGGAGGACTGGTATCACGACGCGGCGCTAGCGGGGCACCCCGCGCAGCGGGTGGAGACGAATACTTTGCAGCTGCTCGACTTGTTCGCCGCGTATGAGGCGCGGGCGACGTTCTTCTTTCTCGGCGAGGTGGCAGCCCGCTTCCCCGCCCTGGTGCGGCGCGCGGCCGCTGCCGGCCACGAGATTGCCAGCCACGGTTACGGCCATCGCCCGGTGGCCGAGCTGGTCCGGCGCGAGTTCCGCGCCGATGTCGCGCGTTCGTTGCGGCTGCTGGAAGATATCACGGGGCGGCACGTGCGCGGCTACCGCGCTCCATACTTCTCGATCAAAGCCGACGTGCGCTGGCCGATCGAGACCCTGGCGGAGCTGGGCGTGACGTATGATTCGAGCATTCTCGCCATCGACCGCCCGCCGGGCCTCGAGCTGGTCTGTCCGCGGGCGCCGTTTCGCCACCCGAGCGGGCTGTGGGAAATCCCGGTCGGAATCTTGCAAATGCTCTGCTTCTGGTATTTGCCGCTGGCCAGCGGCGCCGGCCTACGCCTGGTGCCGCCGCGGCTGTTGCGGCGCTGCGTGCAGCGCTTCGAACGCGAGGTGGGGACGGCGGTGTTCTATCTCCACCCCTGGGAGATTGATCCCGCATCGCCCACCGGGCCGGGTGCCGGTCGCTGGCTGCTCCGTATCGGTCGCCATCGTCTGATGGCGCGCCTGCGAGCGCTGTTACGCGAGTATGCCTTCGCCCCGATTGCCGATGTATTCGCCGCCCAGTTGAGTTCGGCAGAGCGATCGTCCGAGGTTGCGGGAGCTACTCGATGA
- a CDS encoding beta-ketoacyl-[acyl-carrier-protein] synthase family protein, whose product MRLRPSTLDLTLDRIAITGLGSINALGVGVAAFAEGLRAGSCGIGELSLFSSAGFRSSTAAEVKELHPPAWLPRATVRRASRTTLLALMAAAEAWRMAGLTEPGDAGVVIGTTTGGMAAGEECFRRMVVGEPGHRRLSDWLETPVSTPADAVAHAFACYGPRLTVSTACSSGANALGLAADWIRSGRAATVLCGGTDSLCQMTYSGFNALQALAREPCRPFDKNRAGLTLGEGAAMFVFEHWQHARQRGARIVGEFVAYGVSADAHHLTQPRPDGECAALAMRRALHEGGVAAEEIDYVNAHGTGTPLNDVVETRAIKAVLGARALQVPVSSTKSMIGHCLGAAGAIEALASLLAIRGGFVPPTATLESPDPECDLDYVPKLSRPAQLTTVLSNSYGFGGNNTSVIIRGYEG is encoded by the coding sequence GTGAGACTACGACCTTCGACGTTGGACCTCACCTTGGATCGCATAGCCATCACCGGACTCGGTAGTATCAACGCGCTCGGCGTCGGTGTGGCGGCCTTTGCCGAAGGCCTGCGTGCGGGAAGCTGCGGCATCGGTGAGCTGTCGCTGTTTTCCAGCGCGGGATTTCGCAGCTCGACGGCGGCCGAGGTTAAGGAGTTGCACCCGCCGGCTTGGCTGCCGCGTGCAACCGTGCGGCGGGCCTCGCGTACGACGCTGCTGGCGCTGATGGCGGCGGCGGAGGCGTGGCGCATGGCGGGCTTAACCGAACCGGGAGATGCCGGCGTGGTCATCGGCACCACCACCGGCGGCATGGCGGCAGGGGAGGAGTGCTTTAGGCGAATGGTGGTAGGCGAGCCCGGACACCGGCGCCTGTCGGACTGGCTCGAAACGCCGGTGTCGACGCCGGCAGACGCTGTAGCCCACGCCTTTGCCTGTTACGGACCGCGCTTGACCGTGTCGACCGCGTGTTCCTCCGGCGCCAATGCGCTTGGCCTGGCTGCCGACTGGATCAGAAGCGGCCGCGCCGCCACCGTCCTCTGTGGCGGGACGGATTCGCTCTGCCAAATGACGTATTCGGGTTTCAACGCTTTGCAGGCGCTTGCTCGCGAGCCCTGCCGTCCGTTCGACAAGAACCGCGCCGGCCTCACCCTCGGCGAAGGCGCGGCCATGTTCGTATTCGAGCACTGGCAGCACGCGAGGCAGCGCGGGGCACGCATTGTCGGCGAGTTTGTCGCCTATGGCGTCAGTGCCGACGCGCATCATCTCACACAACCGCGACCCGACGGCGAGTGCGCCGCGCTCGCCATGCGCCGCGCACTGCACGAAGGCGGCGTGGCGGCGGAGGAGATCGACTACGTCAATGCCCACGGGACGGGGACGCCGCTCAACGATGTGGTCGAGACTCGCGCCATCAAAGCCGTGCTCGGTGCCCGCGCCTTGCAGGTGCCGGTGAGCTCGACCAAGTCGATGATCGGGCACTGCCTCGGCGCCGCCGGCGCGATCGAGGCGCTGGCGAGCTTGCTGGCGATTCGCGGCGGCTTCGTGCCCCCGACGGCGACGCTAGAAAGCCCCGATCCCGAGTGCGATCTCGACTATGTCCCGAAGCTGAGCCGCCCGGCGCAGCTCACCACCGTGCTTTCGAACTCGTACGGCTTCGGCGGCAACAACACCAGCGTGATCATCCGCGGCTATGAAGGGTGA
- a CDS encoding 3-oxoacyl-ACP reductase FabG has translation MNGDPFRLDGKRALITGASRGIGRAAAEALAAAGAAVTVNYARSAAEAEDVAAAVRALGAEASVVRADVGDAAAIDAMFAQLGERGGVDILVNNAAVTRDGFVMMMAPQAWDEVMAVNLRGAFLCTRHALRPMIRRRWGRIINVISPAALLGKDGAANYAAAKGGLLSLTKSLAREVGRYNITVNAVCPGLIETRMIAGLPEAERARFNQQIVLGRFGEPAEVAHAIRFLASPAANYITGATLVVDGGLMMA, from the coding sequence ATGAACGGAGATCCCTTTCGCCTTGACGGCAAGCGCGCGCTGATTACCGGCGCCTCGCGCGGCATTGGCCGGGCTGCGGCCGAGGCGTTGGCAGCAGCGGGCGCGGCGGTGACCGTCAACTACGCGCGCTCGGCCGCCGAAGCCGAAGATGTGGCCGCCGCCGTGCGGGCGCTCGGGGCGGAGGCGAGCGTGGTGCGTGCCGACGTCGGCGATGCGGCGGCGATCGACGCCATGTTCGCACAACTCGGTGAGCGCGGCGGGGTGGACATCTTGGTCAACAATGCCGCCGTCACGCGCGACGGCTTCGTGATGATGATGGCGCCGCAGGCGTGGGACGAGGTAATGGCGGTAAACCTGCGCGGAGCCTTCTTGTGCACTCGGCACGCGCTGCGGCCGATGATCCGCCGCCGTTGGGGGCGGATCATCAACGTGATCTCGCCGGCCGCACTGCTGGGTAAGGATGGCGCCGCCAATTACGCCGCGGCCAAGGGCGGGCTACTCAGCCTGACCAAGTCGCTGGCGCGTGAGGTCGGCCGCTACAACATCACGGTCAATGCCGTTTGCCCAGGGCTGATCGAGACGCGCATGATCGCCGGCCTCCCCGAGGCGGAGCGTGCGCGCTTCAACCAACAGATTGTGTTGGGCCGATTCGGCGAGCCGGCTGAGGTGGCTCACGCCATCCGCTTCCTCGCCAGCCCGGCCGCGAATTACATCACCGGCGCCACCCTCGTCGTCGACGGCGGCCTAATGATGGCGTGA
- a CDS encoding cobalamin B12-binding domain-containing protein, translated as MTNRSLRVLLISANTEQLPDPVFPIGAAYMAAVAAAQGHAVDTLDLCFLDALRPALDEKISAFNPQVIGISLRNLDSSAFPQNTSYIDDYKRLVDAIRELTSAPIVLGGAGFTIMPATIMDYLGADAGVIGEGESAFPWVLDRLASGAPFASTAEFNCQPVNGGVCVNAVARIKHLDITGVPMRQRFDLDRYYERGGALNIQTKRGCHFDCVFCSYPLIEGSMVRMRSAKAVVDEIQATREQFQIRHWFFVDNIFNLPMRHAKDICAEIAARRLDVEWSGYLNPKFVDDELCRLMAASGCKAIEFGTDAGSPAMIANLKKEFDIDDLRRASQLCHQHRLKFCHSLIFGGPGETRQTVSETIALMDELKPTAVIAMTGIRILPGTAMVETALRDGQIDADDNLLYPKFYIAPTLEGDLIERIETYARAHANWIVPGKGIKTNIQVLQTLRARKIKGQLWRLLR; from the coding sequence ATGACCAACCGCTCGCTGCGTGTGCTGTTGATCTCTGCCAACACCGAGCAGCTGCCGGACCCGGTGTTCCCGATCGGCGCGGCGTACATGGCGGCGGTGGCGGCCGCGCAGGGGCACGCCGTCGATACGCTCGACCTGTGTTTTCTCGACGCCCTGCGCCCGGCGCTCGACGAGAAGATCAGCGCCTTCAACCCGCAGGTCATCGGTATTTCGCTGCGTAACCTCGACTCATCGGCTTTTCCGCAGAACACTTCGTACATCGACGACTACAAACGGCTGGTCGATGCCATCCGCGAGCTGACCAGCGCGCCGATCGTGCTCGGCGGCGCCGGCTTCACCATCATGCCGGCAACGATCATGGACTACCTCGGTGCCGACGCCGGTGTGATCGGAGAGGGCGAGTCGGCGTTTCCGTGGGTTCTCGACCGCCTCGCTAGCGGCGCGCCGTTCGCCTCGACCGCGGAGTTCAACTGCCAGCCGGTGAACGGCGGCGTCTGCGTGAACGCAGTTGCGCGCATCAAGCACCTCGATATCACCGGTGTGCCGATGCGCCAGCGCTTCGACCTGGATCGGTACTACGAACGCGGCGGGGCGCTCAACATCCAGACCAAGCGCGGCTGCCACTTCGACTGTGTCTTCTGCAGCTACCCGCTCATCGAAGGGTCGATGGTGCGGATGCGGAGCGCGAAGGCGGTCGTTGACGAGATCCAGGCGACGCGGGAACAGTTCCAGATTCGCCACTGGTTCTTCGTCGATAACATCTTCAACCTGCCCATGCGGCACGCCAAGGACATCTGCGCGGAGATCGCCGCCCGCCGGCTCGACGTCGAATGGTCCGGCTACCTCAACCCGAAGTTTGTCGACGACGAGCTGTGCCGCTTGATGGCGGCCTCGGGTTGCAAGGCGATCGAGTTCGGCACCGATGCCGGCTCGCCGGCGATGATCGCCAACCTGAAGAAGGAGTTCGACATCGATGACCTGCGGCGGGCCTCGCAGCTGTGTCACCAGCACCGGCTCAAGTTCTGCCACAGTCTGATCTTCGGCGGCCCCGGCGAGACCCGCCAGACGGTGAGCGAGACGATCGCGCTGATGGACGAACTCAAACCGACCGCGGTGATCGCCATGACCGGCATCCGCATCCTGCCCGGCACCGCCATGGTGGAAACCGCGCTGCGCGACGGTCAGATCGACGCCGACGACAACCTGCTCTACCCGAAGTTCTACATTGCGCCGACACTCGAGGGTGATCTAATCGAACGGATCGAGACCTACGCGCGCGCACACGCCAACTGGATCGTGCCCGGGAAAGGCATCAAGACCAATATCCAAGTGCTACAGACACTGCGCGCGCGCAAGATCAAGGGGCAACTGTGGCGGCTGCTGCGATGA
- a CDS encoding beta-ketoacyl-[acyl-carrier-protein] synthase family protein, with translation MYPNPDQRAFITGCGALSPLGRGVPAFWSGLLAGRSGLGPIRSFDTSAYAHAAAGEVADFLPPRDLSAGEGLRLDRISQYALVAAREALSAAALDLAAADRTRVGVILATTLGGMLIGELYQRRRRSGAAFAVRQLLHYPYYAVAARLARELDVRGPVVSPSIACASGTHAVGLALEFIRRGQGEVFIVGGAETICEFVVSGFNCLRATTADTVRPFDARRDGLLLGEGAAVLVVESAAHARARGLEPTVEVAGTALAGDAVHMTAPARDGAGAARAMRAALADAGMEAGAIDFISAHGTGTVYNDAMEVAAISAVFGDATPHIPVNSIKGAIGHTLGAAGAFEAIMCARILDDGVIPPTANCEQIDPACSLDVVRGTPRRHAVRAALSTSSAFAGNNAAIVLQRAS, from the coding sequence ATGTACCCGAACCCCGACCAGCGTGCCTTCATCACCGGCTGCGGTGCGCTTTCGCCCCTGGGCCGAGGGGTGCCGGCCTTCTGGAGCGGCTTGCTCGCCGGACGCAGCGGCCTTGGCCCGATTCGCTCGTTCGATACCAGCGCGTACGCCCACGCCGCGGCGGGCGAGGTGGCGGACTTTCTGCCGCCGCGTGATCTGTCTGCCGGCGAAGGACTGCGGCTCGATCGCATCAGCCAGTACGCCCTGGTGGCGGCGCGCGAGGCGCTGAGCGCCGCCGCCCTTGATCTGGCTGCCGCCGACCGGACGCGCGTCGGGGTGATTCTAGCCACGACCTTGGGCGGGATGCTGATCGGCGAGCTGTATCAGCGCCGCCGCCGCAGCGGGGCGGCCTTCGCGGTCCGCCAGCTCCTGCATTATCCCTACTACGCGGTCGCTGCCCGTCTCGCCCGTGAACTCGACGTGCGCGGTCCCGTAGTCAGCCCATCGATCGCGTGCGCCTCGGGCACGCATGCCGTCGGGCTGGCGCTAGAATTCATCCGGCGCGGGCAGGGCGAGGTGTTCATCGTCGGCGGCGCCGAAACCATCTGTGAATTTGTGGTGAGCGGTTTCAACTGCTTGCGGGCGACGACGGCTGACACGGTGCGGCCGTTCGATGCTCGGCGCGATGGACTGCTGCTGGGAGAGGGCGCGGCGGTTCTGGTGGTCGAGTCGGCGGCGCATGCACGGGCACGCGGCCTCGAACCTACGGTCGAGGTGGCGGGAACCGCCTTGGCGGGCGACGCGGTGCACATGACGGCGCCGGCGCGCGACGGTGCCGGGGCCGCCCGCGCGATGCGCGCGGCGTTGGCGGACGCGGGCATGGAGGCCGGCGCCATCGACTTCATCAGCGCCCACGGTACCGGCACCGTTTACAACGATGCGATGGAGGTCGCCGCGATCAGTGCCGTCTTCGGCGACGCCACCCCGCACATCCCGGTGAACTCGATCAAGGGCGCGATCGGTCATACCCTCGGCGCCGCCGGCGCTTTCGAGGCCATCATGTGCGCGCGCATTCTGGACGACGGCGTGATCCCGCCTACCGCCAATTGCGAGCAGATCGATCCGGCGTGCTCGCTGGACGTCGTGCGCGGCACGCCGCGGCGCCATGCCGTGCGCGCCGCTCTGTCGACTTCGTCGGCCTTTGCCGGCAACAACGCCGCGATCGTACTGCAGCGGGCGTCATGA